A segment of the Diachasmimorpha longicaudata isolate KC_UGA_2023 chromosome 5, iyDiaLong2, whole genome shotgun sequence genome:
GGCTCTTCGACTATTGTTGCTGTATCCATACGTGTATTATCCACTGGATAAAGcctagaaaataatttctcgatATTATTGATTCATAGATGAATGAATTatcaaggaaaaattattcttataatttttttacgtaaTTCAACGCAGATTACTTTATCAATATCTTTTTAAAGACGAGGGTTAGACAGAAATATTGGTAGgcttcgttgaaaattaattagaccTAGTGACTCTCTGAATGAAATTccctctgaaatttttttatcattgaagCATTTTCATAATCGTAAAAATTAAAGAACAATCTTTTTAATTTATGTCTTCTTATTAATGAGGGAAATAATTTCCTGGGAGAGCTATAAAAAATGATCTTCTACACTACTTTCTGATTTTCCAGTTGACagagatattttcaaaataatctgTGTGATATCAATGATTTTTGACCCACAAATTGATCTTTCTGAATACTTACCATCGCTGGTACAAGTAAATGAGGAAGATAATATCATCACGGAAGCAGGCTACTCTATGCGATGTTGGCATTGTTATGATAAATGCAAAAACATCGTCGATGAAGGTGTTAAATGCTTTGTACATAAATGCACGCCATGGTAAATGTGCTACCGACTTCAATTTGTAATTGACGAATAATTGGGGCAGCATGAAGAGGAACCCAAAGGCGTAGACTCCGTTTACTAGAGAATTTATTGTCCAGGAGTACCAGCTAAAAGTTTACCAATTATTTAATCaaatgaataatatattttaatttaattcacgtttttgaaaattcttgaatttaCGGTACAAGTCAAGTGAtcgaaattgtaaaaataaatattgatgattATGGTTACCTCTTGTGCGGCTGATACAACAATGAATAAACAGCTCCACATAGAACTAATGGATACAATAGATACGATAAATATCTCATGCTCTCAGCATCGAATTGACGAGTCTTGCTCTCTTGGGTCTCTTTTTTCTTATCCCTCTTCCACTTTAACTTTGAAGCTGTTCCACCACCGTCTGTGAATTGAAGTCTcagaactttttttattttccaaatctgcaaaaaattatttatccatgaACGGAATGTTTCTAATTGGAACGGACCGtcgttgaataattgaaattttcattctataGAGTCACCTCAATTAAAGTTCCTATTCCGGACGGAATCAATACAAGGAGAGAAGACCCTTCGTCCAACAAATAGAGGAAGATAATTGTCTGGCTGAATCCTCGCCAAATCACAGTTGTAACACTTAGACCTTCGAAACTAGCTCTACTCTTCCAGAAGTGGATGTCGTTTTTGAACGCCAAGAAATCGAATAACAGCTGAAAAATAagatctatcaatttttcacaagCCAATAAAGTGTTATTTTTGTAGAGAAATTCTTGCATGAATTCCTATTAATCTTATCAacaatcaaaatatttatattaaggagattcaacattttttaaccATCTTACGTGCATGGAGGCGATGAAAATCGTTCCAGTTAGCAGATAAAAATTCGTATCAGCGTAAATCCCCTTAACTTCATCCACATCCTTGTCAGAAAATCCAAGTGATTTCATATTCAGCATAGCTGCTTTCACTTGGAGCAAGAGTCTCAACATACCCATCGTCGTTGGAGCATAAGAAACTGTCAAATTCATCATATGAGCGTCAAGGTTGATCGGCACCAGGTCTCGATGTCTCGTTTGGAGGAAATCGTAATTGATTATTGGCAGAAAAACACCCTCTGGGGT
Coding sequences within it:
- the LOC135162660 gene encoding lipid scramblase CLPTM1L yields the protein MHQPPWTLIFSGVFLGYIAYAIYSISLLFVPPPCEAGMPCLKSYLSFKPKLQVHLFASPSARPSRHEVYRIHSDLEFDYQVSKEMLVSLQIPPKTRLNGTSFLHIIVVPKMTEDKKQSYSFAKLQTEPYAVMTRIKLTQFVLPEAETFNLLSEQSRIYRRSASSQDKPFSHLRSRVTFTMVTDAEELPAHKIPQELSQSLSITPEGVFLPIINYDFLQTRHRDLVPINLDAHMMNLTVSYAPTTMGMLRLLLQVKAAMLNMKSLGFSDKDVDEVKGIYADTNFYLLTGTIFIASMHLLFDFLAFKNDIHFWKSRASFEGLSVTTVIWRGFSQTIIFLYLLDEGSSLLVLIPSGIGTLIEIWKIKKVLRLQFTDGGGTASKLKWKRDKKKETQESKTRQFDAESMRYLSYLLYPLVLCGAVYSLLYQPHKSWYSWTINSLVNGVYAFGFLFMLPQLFVNYKLKSVAHLPWRAFMYKAFNTFIDDVFAFIITMPTSHRVACFRDDIIFLIYLYQRWLYPVDNTRMDTATIVEEPTMPANRTKKPLDKKKD